In the Sedimentisphaera cyanobacteriorum genome, CTTGAAATTGTCATCAAGTGTGGCCTTTATATACTCGTCAATAGTTTGCTTGTAGTCCCATCGCCATTGCGTGTCCAGATGCGCATAGCCTACAGCGTAAAGTGTTTTGTCTTTGCTTAGATCTCGTGATTGTGCCAAACAGAATTCCCCCGTGAAAATCAGGAATAAAAGTACTATTCCCGCAGTTGATTTGATACTCATTTTTTGAACCCTTCAAAATGGAATTATTTTTTGTACGGGCACACACCAATATGCCCAGTAATAAATATAATCAATTAGCACTTCTTTTAAAGCTGTGTTTATATCTGTAAGCTTCAGTTTTGCCGCTTTTCGGTTTAAAGCACTTAAATAAATCACAAAAAATAAGCGGCAGTTCCGCCAAGACCTGCCGCTGTGTGTTATGCTTTTTTCGGTATTTATTTAGTTTTGAATTTGTAGATTGTTTTTGTGTTGTAAACCTCTCCCGGTTCGAGGATAGTAGATGGGAACTGAGGCTTATTCGGTGAATCGGGGAAGTGCTGGGTTTCAAGGCAGAATGCGCATCTCTGAACGTATCTTTTGCCTTCCTTGCCCACAATTGTTCCGTCGAGGAAATTGCCGCTGTAGAACTGCAGCCCGGGCTCTTCTGTCCAAACTTCCATAATCCTGCCGCTGTCGGGTTCGTAAACCTTTGCAGCGAGCCCCATGCCTTTGCCTTTATCGAGAACAAAGTTGTGGTCGTAGCCTTTGCCGTATTTCATCTGGATATCGGCAGAGTTTATGTGCTTTCCGATTTTCTTTGGCTCTGTGAAGTCGAAAGGGCCGTAAACATCCACGATCTCTCCGGTGGGGATAAGTCCTTCATCAACAGGAGTTATCTCTGAGGCATTGATCATAAGCTTATGGTCGAGGATTTTCCCGCTGCCCTGTCCATCGAGGTTGTAGTAGTTGTGCTGAGTGAGATTAACCGGTGTAGCCTTGTCTGTTTCGGCTTTGTAGTCTATTACAAGCTCATTATCTGCAGTTATTGAATATGTTACCACGCAGCGGAGGCTGCCCGGGTATCCTTCCTCGCCGTCTTTGCTGAGGTAGGTTAGGGTGAGGTTTGCGGCATCTTCTGTTACTGAATGCGTAGCAGACCAAACCCGCTTGTCGAAGCCCTTGTCTCCGCCGTGTAGGTGGTTCTCGCCGTTATTTGTGGCGAGGGTGTAGGTCTTGCCGTTCAGCTCGAATTTGCCTTTTGCAATACGGTTGCCGTATCTGCCGATAAGGGCGTTGAAATAATCGCTCTTCTCTTCGAAATCCTTGAGATTATCGAAGCCGAGGAGAATGTCATCGCTCTTGCCGTTCTTGTCAGGTACGTTGAGGTAAGTCATAACCCCGCCATAGGTGATTATTCCTGCATCCATGCCCTTGCCGTTATCGAGCATATACTCGTACACCTTCTGCCCGTCTTTGGTGGTGCCGAAGTAGCTCTTCTCAATAGAGGGCTTGAGGCTCTGCTTGGGACACTTCTTGGGTGAGTCTTTTTTCTGGGTTTCAGTGCATGATGAAAGCACCGCAACGCTAAGCACTAATGTTAAGATTGAAAGTTTACGCAACAGCATTTTAATAAGCTCCTAAAATTGATTAACAATATAACAGTAATATTATAGACGATGCTGGTTTTTAGTCCAGCAGAAATACAGTCTGAAAGCTTTTATTTAATATAATAACAATATAAACAACGTTTTTACAAAACTTTTTTTAAGAACTTGTGTTTTTATTGCCTTTTTTACATCTCATTCTGCCGGCGGGAAAACCGCTTTGCACAGGGGCTCTATTTCCTTAGGGCAGACAACTTGCTTTACTGTGCTCAGTTCCCTTCTTACAGGATAATTTTTGCGCAGGCTGTCGAAGAAGTCCGGCCGCTGAGGGTGCTGCATTGAGAGAATTTTTCTAAGGGAGCTGTCGTCTTTTTCAATGTTATAGATATTTTTAACCGCTTCGTTCAGTCGGCATTCAACGCTGCCAGATTTCCCGATTTCGATTTTTTCCACTTCCGGAGGCGGGAGGAAGTCTTTTTCGTCCACTCTCTTCGGAATCTGGAAATGCTCGCACATAGCATTCACCACCATCCTCATCGCTCGGATTTTGGCTTCGATAGCGTGGCCGGCGATATGCGGGGTTGCTATAAAGGCCTTTTCCAGAAGCGGAGCGGATATTTTCGGTTCGCCTTCCCATACATCTATCACCGCATCGCTGAGCCGTCCGGAATCAAGGGCTTTTATTACTGCTTGAGTATCAGCTACAGCCCCTCTTGAGGTGTTTATAAGCACGGCACCAGGCCTGATTTTGGATGCAAAATCAGCGTTGAAATAATGCAGTGTTTTATCAATGCCCGAGCGTATTAGCGGCGTGTGAAATGATATAAAATCGCAGCCCAGCATTTCATGTATAGGACGGTATTTTTCTTCTCCTGTTGTCCTTTTGAGGGGAGGGTCGTTCAAAACCACATCCATCCCGAGCCCCTCGCACCTTTTGGCAGCTCTCGAGCCAACGTTCCCCGCTCCGATAATCCCTATAGACTTGCCCTTAAGCGAAAAGCCGCGCCTGCAGGCGAGATTGAGTATTGCAGCAGTAACGTAATCAGCTACGCTCACAGCATTGCAGCCTGCAGCTGAGGCAAACGCTATACCCTGCGATTCAAGATAATCTGTGTCTGCGTGGTCTGTGCCAACTGAAGCGGTTGAGGTGAACTGAACTCTGCTTCCTGTAAGCTCTTCTGCCCCGAGCTTTCTAACGCTTCTTCCAAGATAGGCATCTATATCCTTGAAATCTGATGGGCTCATATCGCTGCCGTGCTTTATTACGG is a window encoding:
- a CDS encoding 4-phosphoerythronate dehydrogenase, with translation MKILADKHIPFIEKAIEGLGETVIKHGSDMSPSDFKDIDAYLGRSVRKLGAEELTGSRVQFTSTASVGTDHADTDYLESQGIAFASAAGCNAVSVADYVTAAILNLACRRGFSLKGKSIGIIGAGNVGSRAAKRCEGLGMDVVLNDPPLKRTTGEEKYRPIHEMLGCDFISFHTPLIRSGIDKTLHYFNADFASKIRPGAVLINTSRGAVADTQAVIKALDSGRLSDAVIDVWEGEPKISAPLLEKAFIATPHIAGHAIEAKIRAMRMVVNAMCEHFQIPKRVDEKDFLPPPEVEKIEIGKSGSVECRLNEAVKNIYNIEKDDSSLRKILSMQHPQRPDFFDSLRKNYPVRRELSTVKQVVCPKEIEPLCKAVFPPAE
- a CDS encoding aldose epimerase family protein, giving the protein MLLRKLSILTLVLSVAVLSSCTETQKKDSPKKCPKQSLKPSIEKSYFGTTKDGQKVYEYMLDNGKGMDAGIITYGGVMTYLNVPDKNGKSDDILLGFDNLKDFEEKSDYFNALIGRYGNRIAKGKFELNGKTYTLATNNGENHLHGGDKGFDKRVWSATHSVTEDAANLTLTYLSKDGEEGYPGSLRCVVTYSITADNELVIDYKAETDKATPVNLTQHNYYNLDGQGSGKILDHKLMINASEITPVDEGLIPTGEIVDVYGPFDFTEPKKIGKHINSADIQMKYGKGYDHNFVLDKGKGMGLAAKVYEPDSGRIMEVWTEEPGLQFYSGNFLDGTIVGKEGKRYVQRCAFCLETQHFPDSPNKPQFPSTILEPGEVYNTKTIYKFKTK